The sequence below is a genomic window from Halodesulfovibrio sp. MK-HDV.
GAGTACGCCAGAAATATCTGGTGAAACTCAAGATTCAATTGGCAATATGTATTATAGTCTTCTTCTTCCAATGCCAGAATCTGTGCCTGATTTAACTCTTCCAGCCTAACAATATCCTCTTCCGTAATAAGGGTTGCCGCCTTGTAGGCGCAGGTCCCTTCTACTGAACCGATAATATCGTATGCATTTCTAATGTATTCCTCTGTGATAGGCTCAACAACCACGCCACGTCTTGGGATAATAGAGACAAAGCCTTGTGCTTCAAGCTTAATTAACGCATCCCGCAACGGCGCCTTACTCACATTAAGCTCTTCGCAAATTTGATCCTGATCAAGCATTTGTCCGTGACGAAGTCTGCCCAACGCCATGGAATTGCAAATGCTCCGATACACTTTCTCTCGTAATGAAATTTTCTTTTCTTTTTTTGCCATGGAAACTTCGTACCACAGACTCGTTGGCAAGAAAAGTCTACTTACCCTTGATTTAGCCCTCAAGATATATCTGAAGCTTTCTCATTGACAAATTCTTTTA
It includes:
- a CDS encoding GntR family transcriptional regulator, translating into MAKKEKKISLREKVYRSICNSMALGRLRHGQMLDQDQICEELNVSKAPLRDALIKLEAQGFVSIIPRRGVVVEPITEEYIRNAYDIIGSVEGTCAYKAATLITEEDIVRLEELNQAQILALEEEDYNTYCQLNLEFHQIFLAYSAGDLHDFVLAPIKQRLYDFPVRSYIKEWELIHLHEHERLIDSFKKRNPIAAGTIVRDEHWSFSVHSKFLKQFYPELIKEDL